The genomic DNA GAAGTTCCTCATTATCCAATAGCAAGACTTGAATTGTTGTTTTGATTCCTGATGAAGAGCCTGATTTTGCTCATCCAATGATTCGCTTAATCTGGTCCATTTGCCCGATGGCGGCATGATGGCCAAGTTCAATTAATCGCGGAGCAGCTGAAAAATCGTACCAGGGGACATGGGCAACATTCGGACGGATGACAACCGACGCGTGCGGCCGGACTTGTTTTCGCCAGTAATTCTCGCCAATTTCATCGACGCGAATCAATACTTCCAAAGCCGTTGAGGGACGAATGCCGGGAGTGATTTCCGTATTCACCTCGACGGCTATAACGGGTGCATCGCCATAGGATTGAGCGATTCGAGCAGGTAGCGAGCAGAATGTACCGGTGTCGCACAATAATAAGTCGTTAAAAGGGACCGGCGGAAAGATTCCCGGCAATGAAGACGATCCGCGGACGGCATCGCGTACCGAACCATTCTCGATCACCACCTGATGTCCACTGAGTAAATCGACCGCGACAATCGAAAGCGGAATCGGTAGTGACTCGATGTTGACGTCTTCCAGTAAATTTATGACGACATCTTCCAGTAAAACCCCCGGCAGCATGCCCGGTTGTGTAATGATGCGTCGAAACAAGCTGTTCGCCTTTAAAAACTGCTGGATTCGCATGTACCAGGCAAAATATCCGCTCGTTTCTCCATCAGCAGACTCACCTTTAATTCCAAAAAGAGTATTCTGATGAACCTGGAAACGCTCGGAAAGCAAATAGTGCAAAGCATCGCGTCGGATCTCAGAAATATCTTTGCCGCTCGCGATCAGTGCTCCAACAAGGCTGCCCATGCTTACGCCGACGATACGTTTGATTCGATAACCTGCTTTTGTTAGCGCATCGATCACCCCCAGGTGAGCCAGTCCCCGGGCTCCACCTCCACCTAATGCCAATGTAATATCTTGACTCACGTGTAACCTGCCTGAAATTCCAAATCTCAAATGAAAGAATTCTAATACGTACATTGTAACGGACCGCTGGCACTGAGGAAATTGCCAGACGAAGTTGCGGGAGGGTTGAATGGTCCAAGCTCAGGACTATACTTTGTCAAAGGAATGCTTGTTCAAATCGCATCAACTCCCGTGTTACACGGTCAGCTTTCGTTGATGCGTTCACGATGTACAAAGACCGGCGGGTCGGATGTCATCGACTACTGTACAGAGAAACCACAAACACCTCAGGAGAAAACCATGTCCGCACAAATCGGTCAACCAGCACCAGAATTCGAACTTCAGGCTTACAACCGCGACAAAGACAACACCGACGGTCAATTTTCAACCGTCTCTCTTTCAGGATTGAAGGGGAAATGGGTTTGCCTGTTCTTCTATCCTCTCGATTTCACATTTGTTTGCCCGACCGAAATTGTCGCATTCAACGAAGCATTGGGCGAATTCGATGATCGCGATTGTGCGTTGTTGACCGCCAGCACCGACAGTGCCTACAGCCACAAAGGCTGGTGTGACAGTCACGAAGGCCTCGGCAAATTGAAGTACCCGATGCTGGCCGATACCAATCACAATCTGTCACGAGCTTACGGTGTGCTGCATCCTGAAAAAGGAATTGCTTACCGCGGCATTTTCCTGATCGATCCTAACGGCGTATTACGATACATGGCCGTCCACGATTTGGGTGTTGGTCGAAATGTCGAAGAAGTTCTGCGAGTTCTCGATGCTCTGCAGACTGATAAACTCTGCCCATGCAACTGGAAAAAGGGTGACGAAACGATTAATTAAATCGGAGCCGGAAAATGTCCCCTCTCCCTCTGGGGGAGGGTTAGGGTGAGGGAAAATCGATGTCATACTTTAGTATGAACGTCTAAAAAAAAAACCTCAACCGACCTTCGGTCACCTTCTCCCCAAGGAGAAGGAAAGACTATGCAACCATTTTGTTTTCACACAAAAAAACGGCAGTCCCAATGACTGCCGTTTTTTATTTGCATGATCAACAATTGATTATTTTTTCTTGGCTTTTTCAATGCGTTCTTCTTCCTTGCGGCCTTTCAGTGCCTGCAATTCCTCGGATTGCCCCCAGACATAGAACAGGAATCCTGCGACAACTCCAACAGCAGTTGCCGATAAGACAGCAGCCGGGCTATTGGTGAAGGTCGAGTTTTCGGTAGCCGCCTGAGTTGTCAGGATCAAGCCGACGAGGCTGATAATCAGTCCTTGAGAATCCGTCAGAATTTGAGCAAGGCTGAATCCGCCATGCATCAAGACAGCCAACTTGGCCAGAACCAGTTGAAGTGCAAAGCTGACCACGCCACTCACCATAAACGTGAATGCCAGCCAGTGAAACCAGGAAAATGACAGGAACTCGGCCATCTTATAAATCGGCTCTAAGACACCAGCTGAGTACTCCTGAGCCTGTTCTGATTCATCAACCTGGTTAGCAATTTCTTCGGTCTTTTTGCTTGCCATATCGATAGCATCTTTGGTTGTTTCCTTAATTTTCTCCACGGCTTCTTCAGTTGTTTCCGTCATTGTCGGAGTCGTGGATGATGCTTCGGGAGTCATCGTTTCGGAAGTCGATGCAGGCGTCGCTTCAGTGGTAGTGACAGGATCGGGAGCCGTGACTTCCGGCTGAGCCAGGCAAGTTGAGAACATTGCCAATGCAAACATGGACATCAAAAACGGGGTGCGAAGTGAATTCATCTTGTTCTCCTGAGCGCAAATCTTAGTGGGATTGGATGGGGTGAATTTGAAATCCGTCGAAAGTCTCAACAGGCCCTCTCCATAGAGTTATTCGTACGAGTCACTTCAATCTTAATCGATTTTTTGAAAAAGTAGACAGCTTTTGTGAAAGACTGGATCAAGGAATCATAAAATTTTAGACATGGGCGAGAAATCAACATGCGATAATGTCACTTAGTGGCTGTGTTGTCGTGGCAACACGAAAGTTTCTCAATTTTCAATGAGATTGGAGTTTCCGGTAAATAGTGGACTCCGCATGGAGAGGGTATGCTCTCAGAGAAGAGGCGAGTTAGCCGGATTCATCATATGCTGATTAACAGAGGAGGCGTTATTCGGAGGAGTTTGAGCGGGATGTCACTGAAGAAGACTTCCGTGTTATTCGGCCTTGATCAAAACCAGGGTTAGATCATCTTTTCTAGGACTATTCAGTCGAAAGTCAGACAAATCATTTTCCAATTTTTCTAAGCCATGCTGATTGGAAAGCTGGCTTGCTGACCGG from Rubinisphaera italica includes the following:
- a CDS encoding patatin-like phospholipase family protein, coding for MSQDITLALGGGGARGLAHLGVIDALTKAGYRIKRIVGVSMGSLVGALIASGKDISEIRRDALHYLLSERFQVHQNTLFGIKGESADGETSGYFAWYMRIQQFLKANSLFRRIITQPGMLPGVLLEDVVINLLEDVNIESLPIPLSIVAVDLLSGHQVVIENGSVRDAVRGSSSLPGIFPPVPFNDLLLCDTGTFCSLPARIAQSYGDAPVIAVEVNTEITPGIRPSTALEVLIRVDEIGENYWRKQVRPHASVVIRPNVAHVPWYDFSAAPRLIELGHHAAIGQMDQIKRIIG
- a CDS encoding peroxiredoxin; translated protein: MSAQIGQPAPEFELQAYNRDKDNTDGQFSTVSLSGLKGKWVCLFFYPLDFTFVCPTEIVAFNEALGEFDDRDCALLTASTDSAYSHKGWCDSHEGLGKLKYPMLADTNHNLSRAYGVLHPEKGIAYRGIFLIDPNGVLRYMAVHDLGVGRNVEEVLRVLDALQTDKLCPCNWKKGDETIN